The Myroides phaeus DNA segment AAAACTACACGTATTTGTTGAAGAAGTATTAAAAGATAACGGTAAAAGTTTAAAAGATTTAAGCGCTATTGCAATAAGTCAAGGGCCAGGTTCATATACAGGATTACGTATTGGTGTATCTTCTGCAAAAGGACTTTGTTATGGTTTATCAATTCCAATGATTGCCTTGGATACATTAGAAGTTTTGGCTCGTCAGATTAATGTTGAAGGGGGATTAATTATTCCGATGTTAGATGCAAGGAGAATGGAAGTTTTCTCAGCTGTATTTGATTCAACATATAATAAAATTGCTCCGATTGAAGCAGTTGTTGTTGATGAAAATTCGTTTGCAGATTATAGTCAAACAAATACTTTACACTTAATTGGTGATGGTGCATTGAAGTGTAAAGAAGTTTTAAATGGAGATAACTTTATTTATTACCCTGAGAATATTTATCCTTCTGCAAAAGAAATGTGTTCAATGGCTCATAGTAAGTTTTTAGCTAATGACTTTGTAGATGTGGCATATTTTGAACCTTTTTATTTGAAAGATTTTGTTTTAATAACAAAGAAAAAATAACATAACCTAATAGGTCTATAACGAAAGGCTCAAGTTTAAATACTTGAGCCTTTTTTGTTTGGTCTAAAATGAGGTGCGTAGATTCTTATAAAATATTTCGATTTTGAAACTCTTGAAACCTTGTGTTTATAAGGCTTTGTGCAGTGGTTAGTCGTAGATAAGTCGCAGATAAATCGGAGATTGTTCGCAAAAAAGGCCTCTATGTGAGGTATCTACGACTTATCTCCGAGTTATCTCCAACTAATGTATGTTTAAAACCTTGTTGATTATTATAAATAAATCTGTTTTTAGGGTAATTAATAGAATCTAATCAATCACTTTTTGTTTGTAAGAGGTGAGATGAAAAAGAACAGCTGTCGTTCATAACAAAGACAGCCGTTAGTATGTATTATAGGGAATCAGTGATTTCTTTAGCTTTAAGTAAAACAAAAGAACACACCGTATTGTAATTGTCGTTTTCTACCCAGACCTGCACATTGTACGTAATCTTAGTATCTAAAAGTTCTTTGATAAGAATACGTGGTTTGGGTTGAGAGATAATCATATCGTGATTATCTAATTCAGCTTTTAGTTGTTCTATAAAATCACTCGTACTCTTAACAAGATTCGTTTGTACAAAAATTTCAGCTCTTCTTAAGTTGTTTTGAGTTATGTTTTTTATTTTTCCATTAGATAATACACCATTTGGGATGTAGATAATGTTATTTTGATAATTGACAATTTGTGTTGAGAAAATATGAATTGCTAAAACTTTACCCGTCTCTCCTTGTGCTTCAATCACATCTCCAATGCGAAAAGGTTTAAATAAAATGATTAAAACACCTCCAGCAAAATTACTAAGAGATCCTTGTAATGAAAGACCAATAGCTAAACTCATTGCACCAATTATAGCAACAAAAGAGCTTGTTTGAATTCCAAGTTTTGATGCAATAATAACAAAAAGTAAGATGCGCAATCCCCAAATCAATACATCCAAAATAAAGCTCGAAAAAGTTGGGTCTATTTTATTTTTGACAAAAATCTTTTGCGCTAATTTTTGAAGAAACTTGATTGCCCACATTCCTAATCCTAAAATGATTAGAGAGGTTACTACCTCTGGAATGAACGCAATAAAGTTCTCTATGTATCTCGTAAGTAAATTATCTAATTTTTCCATAAGTTATAATGTGTACTTTTCTAATGCTGTAACGTTTTCTTCTGGCTTTAAACAAGAAGAGTTCATACAAATATAATGTAAAGTTGAATCGCTATTTCCGTATTTTGCTAAGTAAGGAATAGTAGAATCCGTAGTTGAAGAAAATATAAAAGCACGTGAAATCATTTTATCTCTGATTTTTAAGGCTTGTTTTTTGGCATTTTCTCCAACAAAAGACAATTCAATTGGGTGTTGTAAATATAAATCAAGTAACAACCAATGTGAGTAAGCAGAAGGATAGTCAATCTGAGACAAAACTACTTTGGTCATATCTGTTGCAATTTGAGTATAATGAGCGTTTTCAAATAGTACACCTAATTTTAATAAATTCATTGCCATAATAGCATTTGAAGACGGAATTACATTGTCTTCAATTTCTACTGCAGGAGTAATGTTTTTATTTGTTTTTGCACTATACAAAAAGAACGAGCTTTTGTGATCTAAAAACTTGTCAAGTGATAAGTCTACTATGTTTTTGGCGTGTTTGATATATTTTTCCTCAGCTGTGTGTTCAAAAAGATTAATTAGAGCTTGAATGTAGAAACCGTAATCATCTAAAAAGGCTTCAATTGTAGCTTTGTCATTTTTGAAAGTTCTAAATAGGCCACCGTCTTCACTCCATAATTTTGAGTGAATAAAATCTTCTAA contains these protein-coding regions:
- the tsaB gene encoding tRNA (adenosine(37)-N6)-threonylcarbamoyltransferase complex dimerization subunit type 1 TsaB; translation: MITILSIETATKNCSVSLSVDGQLIECREIAEENFSHAEKLHVFVEEVLKDNGKSLKDLSAIAISQGPGSYTGLRIGVSSAKGLCYGLSIPMIALDTLEVLARQINVEGGLIIPMLDARRMEVFSAVFDSTYNKIAPIEAVVVDENSFADYSQTNTLHLIGDGALKCKEVLNGDNFIYYPENIYPSAKEMCSMAHSKFLANDFVDVAYFEPFYLKDFVLITKKK
- a CDS encoding mechanosensitive ion channel family protein, coding for MEKLDNLLTRYIENFIAFIPEVVTSLIILGLGMWAIKFLQKLAQKIFVKNKIDPTFSSFILDVLIWGLRILLFVIIASKLGIQTSSFVAIIGAMSLAIGLSLQGSLSNFAGGVLIILFKPFRIGDVIEAQGETGKVLAIHIFSTQIVNYQNNIIYIPNGVLSNGKIKNITQNNLRRAEIFVQTNLVKSTSDFIEQLKAELDNHDMIISQPKPRILIKELLDTKITYNVQVWVENDNYNTVCSFVLLKAKEITDSL